A region from the Cellvibrio sp. PSBB006 genome encodes:
- a CDS encoding inorganic phosphate transporter, translating to MTVIAEYGHILLILACIFGVFMAWGIGANDVANAMGTSVGSRALTMRQAIVIAMIFEFLGAYLAGGEVTATIRSGIVDPALMSATPELLVYGMLSALLAAGVWLLIASILGWPVSTTHSIVGAIIGFAAVGISVDAVDWSSVTSIVSSWVVSPVVAGFIAFWIFRSVQHLILDTEDPFANAKRYIPFYMFAVGFLISMVTILKGLKHVLKDYGINFSFGESTLIAVGIAVLVTIIGVFFLSRVNQDMAADAKNRFSSVERVFAILMIFTACSMAFAHGSNDVANAVGPMAAVINTIKSNSVTSSSPVAPWVLLLGGIGIVVGLATYGWKVIATIGKKITELTPSRGFAAEMAAAATVVVASGTGLPVSTTHTLVGAVLGVGLARGIGALNLGVIGSIFMSWIITLPAGAGLSILFFFFFKGLFS from the coding sequence ATGACCGTGATTGCTGAATACGGCCACATCTTGCTTATTCTTGCCTGCATCTTCGGCGTCTTCATGGCTTGGGGCATCGGGGCCAATGATGTAGCCAACGCCATGGGTACGTCCGTCGGCTCCCGCGCCCTGACCATGCGTCAGGCGATCGTGATCGCCATGATCTTCGAGTTCCTGGGCGCCTATCTCGCAGGCGGCGAAGTCACCGCCACTATCCGTAGCGGTATTGTCGACCCCGCACTGATGAGCGCCACCCCGGAGTTACTGGTGTATGGCATGTTGTCCGCACTGCTGGCTGCCGGTGTCTGGTTATTAATTGCCAGTATTCTCGGCTGGCCGGTTTCTACTACCCACTCCATCGTGGGCGCGATCATCGGCTTCGCAGCGGTAGGCATTTCTGTTGATGCAGTGGACTGGAGCTCCGTCACCTCCATTGTTTCCAGTTGGGTCGTCTCGCCGGTAGTGGCAGGATTTATTGCCTTCTGGATTTTCCGCTCTGTACAACACCTGATCCTTGATACCGAAGACCCCTTTGCCAATGCCAAGCGCTACATACCTTTCTACATGTTCGCTGTGGGCTTCCTGATTTCCATGGTGACCATTCTTAAGGGGTTGAAGCATGTCCTCAAGGATTACGGCATCAATTTCAGTTTTGGTGAGAGCACCCTGATCGCGGTAGGCATTGCTGTCCTGGTTACAATCATCGGGGTTTTCTTCCTCAGCCGCGTCAATCAGGATATGGCCGCCGATGCTAAAAATCGTTTCTCCAGCGTCGAGCGCGTGTTCGCTATCCTGATGATCTTTACGGCCTGCTCCATGGCTTTTGCCCACGGCTCCAACGACGTTGCCAATGCCGTCGGCCCCATGGCGGCAGTAATCAATACCATTAAATCCAACTCTGTAACCTCCAGCTCGCCGGTGGCGCCCTGGGTTTTGCTGCTAGGCGGTATTGGAATCGTCGTGGGCCTTGCCACCTATGGCTGGAAGGTCATCGCCACCATTGGCAAAAAGATCACCGAACTCACACCCAGCCGTGGTTTTGCGGCAGAAATGGCCGCCGCCGCTACTGTGGTCGTGGCGTCCGGTACCGGCCTGCCGGTATCCACGACCCATACTCTGGTCGGCGCAGTTCTGGGGGTTGGGCTGGCACGCGGTATCGGCGCGCTTAACCTCGGCGTCATCGGCAGCATCTTTATGTCCTGGATTATTACTCTGCCTGCCGGCGCCGGCCTGTCGATTTTGTTTTTCTTCTTTTTTAAAGGTCTTTTTTCTTAA
- a CDS encoding TIGR00153 family protein: protein MPIANPFSNLFGRSPIKPMQEHMAVAVKAAAELIHFFEAVIANDWAKAEEVQKRITEFEHQADDIKQQLRLHLPKSLFLPVPRTDLLELLTMQDRIANRAKDIAGIMLGRKMTIPANMHTQTLEFVQSGVRTAEQALTAINELDELLETGFSGRELAVVERMIQELDKLEEKADELEISMRSSLFRLEAELPPIDVMFLYSVIDWIGDLSNRAHDVGGRLQLLLAR, encoded by the coding sequence ATGCCCATTGCTAATCCGTTTTCCAACCTCTTTGGCCGTTCGCCGATCAAACCCATGCAAGAGCATATGGCTGTTGCGGTAAAGGCCGCCGCGGAGTTGATTCACTTCTTCGAAGCGGTGATAGCCAACGATTGGGCCAAAGCCGAGGAGGTGCAAAAACGCATCACCGAGTTTGAACACCAGGCCGATGACATAAAACAGCAACTGCGCCTGCACCTCCCCAAAAGTCTCTTCCTTCCCGTTCCCCGTACCGACCTGCTTGAACTGCTCACCATGCAAGACCGCATCGCCAACCGCGCCAAGGATATTGCGGGCATCATGCTCGGCCGCAAGATGACTATCCCGGCCAACATGCACACGCAAACCCTGGAGTTTGTGCAATCCGGTGTGCGCACCGCAGAGCAAGCATTGACCGCGATCAACGAGCTGGATGAATTGCTGGAAACCGGCTTCAGCGGCCGGGAGCTGGCGGTTGTAGAAAGGATGATTCAGGAGCTGGACAAGCTCGAAGAAAAAGCGGACGAACTGGAAATCTCCATGCGCTCATCGCTCTTTCGCCTGGAAGCTGAATTGCCGCCTATCGATGTGATGTTCCTCTACAGCGTGATCGACTGGATTGGCGACCTCTCTAACCGCGCCCACGATGTCGGTGGCCGTTTACAACTGCTGTTGGCGCGCTAG
- a CDS encoding GspE/PulE family protein encodes MNHAAVFEGVLDLRRLVTDLVADGRLKQTDANMLLGATRSREQAMMHPLGYIASQNFDDLTRPTKTLNGDALTDWLAEKAKMPVVHIDPLKIDVPKVTEVMSYAFAKRHGILCVQVTQDHVIIACTQPFITGWEPQIEHVARKTVKRVLANPVDIERHTVEFYTLARSVNRASGGPTASAVTNFEQLVDLGTATDPDANDQHIVKIVDWLLQYAYDQRASDIHIEPRREVGRIRFRIDGVLHNVYELPINVATAVTSRFKVLARMNIAEKRKPQDGRIKTRRTDESEVELRMSTLPTAFGEKLVMRIFDPDVLLRSFTDLGLVGEDYNRWRAMLDRPNGIVLVTGPTGSGKTTTLYSSLRQIATPEVNVSTIEDPIEMVEESFNQTQVHHKIGLDFAAGIRSLMRQDPDIIMVGEIRDLETAQMAVQAALTGHLVLSTVHTNDAPSTVARLLDLGIPSYLINATLLGVMAQRLVRTLCPHCKEEGQITADDWQQLVAPWKVNVPPKIYRPVGCLECRDTGYLGRQGLYEILPLSESIKEKITSDCNLQELRRQAMKEGMRTLRLSGAQKVAAGLTTVEEVMRVAPPPEKA; translated from the coding sequence ATGAACCATGCTGCGGTTTTTGAAGGTGTGCTTGATTTGCGCCGCCTGGTCACAGACCTGGTGGCGGATGGCCGCCTGAAGCAGACAGATGCCAATATGCTGTTGGGTGCCACCCGCTCCCGCGAACAGGCCATGATGCACCCCCTCGGCTACATTGCCAGCCAGAATTTTGATGATCTCACGCGCCCGACCAAAACCCTCAATGGCGATGCCTTGACAGATTGGTTGGCCGAAAAAGCGAAGATGCCGGTCGTGCACATAGATCCGCTCAAGATTGATGTGCCCAAGGTGACCGAGGTCATGTCCTACGCCTTTGCCAAACGTCACGGCATTCTGTGTGTTCAGGTTACCCAGGATCACGTCATCATCGCTTGCACCCAGCCGTTTATTACCGGTTGGGAGCCGCAAATTGAGCATGTCGCACGCAAAACGGTAAAGCGCGTTCTGGCTAATCCCGTGGATATCGAGCGTCATACGGTAGAGTTTTATACCCTGGCCCGGTCAGTTAACCGCGCTAGCGGCGGCCCGACGGCGTCGGCCGTCACTAACTTTGAACAACTGGTAGATTTGGGTACAGCGACCGACCCGGATGCCAATGACCAGCACATTGTGAAGATCGTGGACTGGTTGCTGCAATACGCCTACGACCAGCGGGCCAGTGATATCCATATCGAACCGCGCCGCGAAGTGGGGCGCATCCGGTTTCGTATCGACGGCGTGCTGCACAATGTCTACGAGTTGCCGATTAATGTGGCCACAGCGGTAACCAGTCGCTTTAAGGTATTGGCGCGGATGAATATTGCCGAGAAGCGCAAGCCGCAAGATGGCCGCATCAAAACGCGCCGCACCGATGAAAGCGAAGTGGAGTTGCGGATGTCCACGCTACCCACAGCCTTTGGTGAAAAACTGGTCATGCGGATCTTCGACCCGGACGTGCTGCTGCGCAGCTTCACCGACCTCGGCCTGGTGGGTGAAGACTACAATCGCTGGCGGGCCATGCTCGATCGTCCCAACGGCATTGTACTGGTGACCGGCCCCACGGGTTCCGGTAAGACCACCACGCTCTATTCGTCCTTGCGCCAGATTGCCACGCCGGAAGTGAATGTCAGCACAATTGAAGACCCTATCGAGATGGTGGAAGAGTCCTTCAACCAGACCCAGGTCCACCACAAGATCGGCCTCGACTTTGCCGCCGGTATCCGCAGCCTGATGCGGCAGGACCCGGACATTATCATGGTGGGCGAAATCCGCGATCTGGAAACGGCGCAGATGGCAGTGCAGGCCGCCCTGACCGGCCACCTTGTACTCTCCACAGTACACACTAACGACGCCCCTTCTACCGTAGCGCGGCTATTGGACCTGGGCATTCCCTCCTATTTAATCAACGCAACATTGCTGGGTGTTATGGCCCAGCGCCTCGTGCGTACCCTGTGTCCGCATTGCAAGGAAGAGGGTCAGATTACGGCAGATGATTGGCAGCAGTTGGTGGCACCCTGGAAGGTGAATGTGCCGCCGAAAATTTATCGTCCGGTGGGATGCCTGGAATGTCGCGATACCGGCTATCTGGGGCGGCAGGGGTTGTATGAAATTCTGCCGTTGTCGGAATCCATCAAGGAAAAAATTACCAGTGATTGCAATTTGCAGGAGTTGCGGCGGCAGGCGATGAAGGAGGGTATGCGCACCTTGCGATTGTCCGGTGCGCAAAAAGTAGCAGCGGGATTAACGACCGTTGAAGAGGTCATGCGTGTAGCGCCACCGCCGGAAAAGGCCTGA
- a CDS encoding sulfite exporter TauE/SafE family protein has protein sequence MDFQYAFIIAGLIVGFIVGLTGVGGGSLMTPILLHFGITPTAAVGTDLLYAAITKAGGVHVHHKKRNIDWRLTGWLALGSVPAALITLGVLRYGGFDTSSVDAFIKVTLGYALVLTALAIVFKQKLLDYSHRNDVWLTRMNPRQQIIATVATGLLLGAVVTVTSIGAGALGTVALFLLYPLLPTVRLVGTEIAHAVPLTLVAGLGHAGLGNVDWHLLINLLIGSLPGIYLGSHLANRVADHYLRPALAAMLLFVGVKLVF, from the coding sequence ATGGATTTCCAATACGCTTTTATTATCGCCGGCCTGATAGTGGGCTTTATCGTTGGCTTGACCGGTGTCGGTGGCGGTTCATTGATGACGCCAATCCTTTTACATTTCGGTATCACCCCCACAGCTGCTGTGGGGACCGACTTGCTTTACGCCGCCATCACCAAAGCGGGCGGTGTTCATGTGCACCACAAAAAACGCAATATCGATTGGCGGCTGACCGGATGGCTCGCCTTGGGCAGTGTGCCCGCCGCATTAATTACACTGGGCGTCTTGCGCTATGGTGGCTTTGATACCAGCAGTGTGGACGCCTTCATCAAAGTCACACTGGGTTATGCGCTGGTGCTGACTGCACTGGCTATCGTGTTCAAGCAGAAGCTGCTGGATTACAGTCACCGCAATGATGTATGGCTAACGCGTATGAATCCTCGCCAGCAAATCATCGCCACGGTAGCAACGGGGCTGTTGTTGGGAGCGGTGGTGACAGTTACGTCCATCGGCGCCGGCGCGCTGGGCACTGTTGCATTGTTCCTGTTATATCCGCTGTTGCCGACGGTACGGCTGGTAGGTACGGAGATTGCGCACGCCGTGCCGTTAACACTGGTGGCAGGGCTCGGCCATGCGGGCCTCGGTAATGTGGATTGGCACTTGCTGATCAACCTGCTGATCGGCTCTCTGCCCGGTATTTATCTCGGCAGCCATCTTGCCAATCGCGTCGCCGACCATTACCTGCGCCCCGCGCTGGCGGCTATGTTGCTGTTTGTGGGTGTGAAGCTGGTCTTTTAA
- a CDS encoding DUF805 domain-containing protein, producing MEYFLGAYKKYADFTGRARRKEFWMFVLFYFIASIVLGIVDSIIGFQLLGLLFSLGSLIPSLAIGARRLHDTGRSGWWQLLYLIPLIGLIIMIVFLVQDSHPDNEYGPNPKAV from the coding sequence ATGGAATATTTTTTAGGTGCCTATAAAAAGTACGCAGATTTCACCGGCCGTGCGCGGCGCAAAGAATTTTGGATGTTTGTGCTCTTTTATTTCATCGCCTCCATCGTGCTGGGTATTGTTGATAGCATTATCGGTTTCCAGCTGTTGGGCTTGCTCTTCTCATTAGGTTCACTTATTCCGTCATTGGCCATTGGTGCGCGGCGCTTGCACGACACCGGGCGCAGCGGATGGTGGCAGTTACTGTATTTAATTCCGCTGATTGGTCTGATCATCATGATCGTGTTCCTGGTGCAGGACAGCCACCCGGATAATGAGTACGGTCCCAACCCCAAAGCCGTATAA
- a CDS encoding glycosyl hydrolase 53 family protein: MKLSSLLAAAGIYLFSQFSLGDTIIKGADIGWLSEMEDNGYQFYNDAGVQQDVLQTLKQHDMSAVRLRVWVNPPGGYYNGLDDVIAKANRAKAAGMKVMIDFHYSDSWADPGQQTKPAAWVNLDFQSLMDTLWAYTRNSLITLRDAGITPDWVQVGNETNNGMLWPDGQASSNMRNYAWLTATGYNAVKDVFPNTPVIVHLANCHDNANFRWIFDGLSANGGKFDIIGASSYPVHAPNHTWQSANTACLNNLNDMVSRYGAPVMITEVGVPWDHAEAKAIVADVVNKVRSVNNGMGLGIFYWEPQAYGGWKGYTLGAFDNNGRPTAALDAFLDPDGGASGSARLQSRRSSKCIDVPGANQTSGTGLIQYTCHSNPNQQWTMENVSGNYMRLKAGHSGQCMDIASQSTANSVRIVQASCSSGNRQQWLKEDMGGGYFRLKNRYSGKCVDVNGASMANEAILIQYACGSGMNQQWVEY, encoded by the coding sequence ATGAAACTATCCTCCCTGCTGGCGGCGGCCGGCATATATTTATTCAGTCAATTTTCGTTAGGTGACACCATCATCAAGGGTGCCGACATCGGTTGGCTTTCGGAGATGGAAGATAACGGCTATCAGTTTTATAACGATGCCGGCGTCCAACAGGATGTTTTGCAAACTCTCAAGCAACACGATATGAGCGCGGTGCGCTTGCGCGTGTGGGTGAATCCGCCCGGTGGCTATTACAACGGCCTGGATGACGTAATTGCCAAAGCCAACCGTGCCAAAGCGGCGGGCATGAAGGTCATGATCGATTTTCACTACAGCGATAGCTGGGCCGACCCCGGTCAACAAACCAAACCGGCGGCCTGGGTCAATCTCGACTTTCAATCGCTGATGGACACGCTCTGGGCGTACACCCGCAACAGTCTGATCACTCTGCGCGACGCCGGTATCACGCCGGATTGGGTGCAAGTGGGCAACGAAACCAACAACGGTATGCTGTGGCCGGACGGCCAGGCGTCAAGCAATATGCGCAACTATGCCTGGCTCACCGCGACCGGTTATAACGCGGTGAAAGATGTTTTCCCCAATACGCCCGTTATTGTTCACCTCGCGAACTGTCACGACAACGCCAACTTCCGCTGGATCTTTGATGGCCTGAGTGCGAATGGTGGCAAGTTCGATATCATCGGCGCCTCTTCCTATCCCGTCCATGCCCCCAATCACACCTGGCAATCCGCCAACACCGCCTGCCTGAATAATCTCAACGACATGGTGTCGCGCTACGGCGCGCCGGTGATGATTACGGAAGTTGGCGTGCCTTGGGACCACGCGGAAGCCAAAGCCATTGTGGCCGATGTGGTGAATAAGGTGCGGTCGGTAAATAACGGTATGGGCTTGGGCATTTTCTATTGGGAACCGCAAGCCTATGGTGGCTGGAAAGGCTACACGCTCGGCGCCTTTGATAACAATGGCAGACCGACAGCGGCACTCGATGCATTTCTTGATCCTGACGGCGGCGCCAGTGGTAGTGCACGTTTGCAATCCCGTCGCAGTAGCAAATGTATCGACGTCCCCGGCGCGAACCAGACGAGTGGCACGGGCTTAATTCAATACACTTGCCATTCCAATCCGAATCAGCAGTGGACGATGGAAAATGTATCCGGTAATTACATGCGCTTGAAGGCTGGTCATAGTGGGCAGTGTATGGATATCGCGAGCCAAAGTACGGCTAACAGTGTGCGAATTGTGCAGGCGAGTTGCAGCAGCGGAAATCGTCAGCAGTGGTTGAAGGAGGATATGGGTGGTGGTTATTTTCGGTTGAAGAATCGCTATAGTGGTAAGTGTGTGGATGTGAATGGGGCGAGTATGGCGAATGAGGCGATTTTGATTCAGTACGCTTGTGGTTCTGGAATGAATCAGCAGTGGGTTGAGTATTGA
- a CDS encoding glycoside hydrolase family 2 TIM barrel-domain containing protein — protein sequence MLGKSLCIAALIGSSWLLAACTPTSQSTPDTRSAASEQRYNQDWQFLRSDDSLSLTQVQGRTDWQEVTLPHTSRIEPLIVNDQFQGDAWYRKMIDGNSIDDQRPVWLRFEAAMNVAEVWLNGEKLTMHVGGYLPFTAELTGKLTRDQNELLVRLDNRDNPITGPKPLATLDFNTYGGLYRDVYLVTKDDLYITDPIAADKQASGGIFVTYPKVSPTEAHIAIQTHVRNAGSAGKTFQIKQVLLDGKRIVTQTESKNLTVPANNDQESRLQLTLTNPNLWSPKQPHLYTLVTQVFDGQEMVDEQHTRIGIREFRFTDDGSLLINGEKTFLRGINRHQEYPYVGYATSAAADYRDAVKIKSAGFDYVRLSHYPHSRAFMAAADELGLVLIDAILGWQYFSEDPAFQTQIQQTCRDLIRRDRNHPSVLAWECSLNESWMSESFIDSLQKIVHEEYPGNTTYSAGWQEYGYDIYLQARQHRLEHYKTPTKPYVVSEYGDWEYYAMNAGLNQDAWGDLLQADRSSRQLLGDGEKRLLQQATNIQEAHNDNLTTPAFADGYWVMFDYNRGYADDLEASGIMSIHRRPKYSYYFFQSQRDPQDISDHYESGPMVHIASRWQADSPLDLRVFSNAEEVELVLNGKSLGKQTPDKNANTKYLKHPPFTFDLKKFEAGELSAKAFINGKLVAEHKVVTPGKTTQITLDLDTRGKAPQAGVKDLVFVYAQLLDEKGNPTYDNDVEVTFSTQGDIRLVSSDKIKTEAGVASALIEIGDDLEDASVSAVAGNAEFKFRIR from the coding sequence ATGCTTGGAAAATCTCTCTGTATTGCCGCACTCATCGGCAGCAGCTGGCTTCTCGCTGCCTGCACACCGACTTCGCAAAGCACACCAGACACACGCAGCGCCGCGAGTGAACAACGATACAACCAGGACTGGCAGTTTCTGCGTAGCGATGATTCACTCAGCCTGACGCAAGTGCAAGGGCGTACCGACTGGCAGGAGGTAACGCTGCCGCATACATCCAGGATCGAACCGCTGATTGTGAACGATCAATTTCAGGGTGATGCCTGGTATCGAAAAATGATTGACGGTAATTCCATCGATGATCAAAGGCCGGTGTGGTTACGTTTTGAAGCGGCCATGAATGTGGCAGAGGTTTGGCTTAACGGTGAAAAACTGACAATGCATGTGGGTGGTTATTTACCTTTTACAGCAGAACTCACGGGCAAGTTAACGCGCGATCAAAACGAATTACTGGTGCGCCTTGATAATCGTGACAACCCCATCACCGGCCCCAAACCCTTGGCTACGCTCGACTTCAACACCTATGGCGGCTTGTATCGCGATGTGTATCTCGTGACCAAAGATGACCTCTACATCACCGATCCTATCGCCGCCGACAAACAGGCCAGTGGCGGCATATTTGTCACCTACCCGAAGGTATCGCCAACCGAGGCGCACATAGCGATTCAAACGCATGTGCGTAATGCCGGTAGCGCTGGAAAAACGTTTCAAATAAAACAGGTTTTGCTCGATGGGAAAAGAATTGTTACTCAGACGGAGAGCAAAAATCTCACTGTTCCAGCCAATAATGATCAGGAATCACGGCTGCAGTTAACCCTTACCAACCCAAATTTGTGGTCGCCCAAACAGCCACATCTCTACACCTTGGTGACGCAAGTGTTCGATGGCCAGGAAATGGTAGATGAGCAACATACCCGTATCGGCATCCGCGAATTTCGTTTTACCGATGATGGCAGTTTGTTGATTAACGGCGAAAAAACGTTTCTGCGCGGCATAAATCGCCATCAGGAATATCCCTACGTCGGTTACGCCACATCCGCAGCAGCTGACTATCGCGATGCCGTTAAAATAAAATCTGCCGGCTTTGATTATGTGCGCCTGTCTCACTACCCACATTCCCGCGCATTTATGGCTGCTGCGGATGAATTGGGCCTGGTTTTAATCGATGCTATTTTAGGCTGGCAATATTTTTCCGAAGACCCGGCATTCCAGACACAAATACAACAAACTTGTCGCGACCTGATCCGCCGCGATCGCAACCATCCCTCCGTGCTCGCGTGGGAATGTTCGCTGAATGAATCCTGGATGAGCGAATCCTTTATTGATTCATTACAAAAAATTGTGCACGAAGAATATCCCGGCAACACCACCTACTCGGCGGGCTGGCAGGAATACGGCTACGACATTTATCTGCAAGCGCGCCAACACCGCCTGGAACATTACAAAACACCCACCAAACCTTACGTCGTTTCCGAGTACGGCGATTGGGAATACTACGCCATGAATGCCGGTTTGAATCAGGACGCCTGGGGCGATTTATTGCAAGCTGATCGATCCAGCCGACAATTACTAGGCGATGGCGAAAAACGCTTACTGCAACAAGCCACCAATATTCAGGAAGCGCATAACGATAACCTTACTACCCCCGCCTTTGCCGACGGTTATTGGGTCATGTTCGACTACAACCGCGGCTACGCCGATGACCTGGAAGCTTCAGGCATCATGAGCATTCATCGCCGCCCCAAATACAGCTATTACTTCTTCCAAAGCCAACGCGACCCGCAGGACATTTCTGACCACTATGAATCCGGCCCGATGGTGCACATCGCCAGCCGCTGGCAAGCCGACTCGCCGCTGGATCTACGCGTCTTCAGCAATGCAGAAGAAGTCGAACTAGTGCTCAACGGCAAAAGCCTCGGCAAACAAACACCGGACAAAAACGCCAACACCAAATATTTAAAGCATCCACCCTTTACGTTCGATCTGAAAAAATTTGAAGCGGGCGAGCTGTCTGCAAAGGCCTTTATCAATGGAAAGCTTGTAGCAGAACACAAAGTCGTAACGCCGGGAAAAACCACCCAAATTACTTTGGATCTCGACACCCGCGGCAAAGCTCCGCAAGCTGGCGTGAAGGATCTGGTTTTTGTTTACGCACAATTGTTGGACGAAAAAGGCAACCCGACTTATGACAATGATGTTGAAGTGACCTTCAGTACTCAAGGCGATATTAGGTTGGTTAGTTCGGATAAAATAAAAACAGAGGCAGGTGTTGCCAGTGCGTTGATTGAAATTGGAGATGATTTGGAAGACGCCAGTGTTAGTGCCGTCGCTGGAAACGCTGAATTTAAATTTCGTATTCGTTAA
- a CDS encoding arabinogalactan endo-1,4-beta-galactosidase translates to MKPIKYSFLSFVFCFAFLAFKSYAETFYLGADLSYVNEMEDCGAVYRDKGKPHDPFELFARKGANLIRVRLWHNPDWTRYSTLADATKTIRRAKQQGLPVLLDFHYSDNWADPERQEIPKAWSNIQDTKMLGKALYDYTFATLQSLAEKNLLPEMVQVGNETNAEILQPEGKTDHENINWPRNAYLLNQGIKAVRDFSAVQGKKILIVLHIAQPENALRWFPQAQQHGVTDYDIIGLSYYPQWSEYTIQQLPDAIQSLKKTFDKDILIVETAYPWTLKNFDKAGNVLGEKAVLPEFKPTPEGQLLYLLGLAQTVKSAGGLGVIYWEPAWVSTQCKTRWGTGSHWENASFFHAGKKNSTLPAFLFFSADYQKTETITSDKKDN, encoded by the coding sequence ATGAAACCAATAAAATATTCCTTTTTAAGCTTTGTCTTTTGTTTCGCATTTCTTGCATTCAAATCATATGCAGAAACCTTTTACCTCGGCGCCGATCTATCCTATGTCAATGAAATGGAAGATTGCGGTGCGGTGTATCGTGATAAAGGCAAACCGCACGATCCGTTTGAACTCTTTGCACGAAAAGGTGCAAACCTGATTCGCGTGCGCTTATGGCACAACCCGGATTGGACCCGGTATTCAACACTAGCTGACGCCACCAAAACTATCCGCCGCGCGAAGCAACAAGGGCTGCCGGTGCTGCTGGATTTTCATTACTCCGACAATTGGGCCGATCCCGAGCGGCAGGAGATTCCCAAGGCCTGGAGCAATATTCAGGATACCAAAATGCTTGGCAAAGCACTGTATGACTATACCTTTGCCACACTGCAATCTTTGGCAGAAAAAAATCTGTTGCCGGAGATGGTGCAAGTCGGTAACGAAACCAATGCGGAGATTTTGCAGCCTGAAGGAAAAACCGATCACGAGAATATCAATTGGCCGCGCAATGCATATTTGTTGAACCAAGGCATAAAAGCCGTGCGGGACTTTTCAGCGGTGCAGGGTAAAAAAATTCTCATCGTCTTGCATATCGCGCAACCGGAAAATGCGTTGCGCTGGTTCCCGCAAGCGCAGCAACATGGCGTGACCGACTACGACATCATCGGTTTATCCTATTATCCCCAGTGGTCGGAATACACTATCCAGCAATTGCCCGATGCTATTCAGTCTTTGAAGAAAACTTTTGATAAAGACATTTTAATTGTCGAAACCGCTTATCCCTGGACGCTGAAAAATTTTGACAAAGCGGGTAATGTACTCGGCGAGAAAGCTGTGTTACCTGAATTCAAACCCACGCCCGAGGGTCAACTGCTTTATTTGCTGGGCCTTGCTCAAACGGTTAAATCGGCCGGCGGGCTGGGTGTTATTTATTGGGAACCCGCCTGGGTTAGCACACAATGTAAAACCCGTTGGGGTACCGGCTCTCACTGGGAGAACGCGAGTTTTTTTCATGCCGGCAAGAAAAACTCCACCTTACCGGCATTTTTATTTTTCTCCGCCGATTATCAAAAAACCGAGACCATTACATCCGATAAAAAGGACAACTGA